From Pseudoalteromonas rubra, one genomic window encodes:
- a CDS encoding ABC transporter ATP-binding protein: protein MIQLDEITFRRRDGAGYRNVLDGLSWSVSGAEQVALTGDSGSGKTTLLNILAGLLSPDSGTVRINGQAIHTFNAKQLALYRRTIGMIFQHYQLLSPLNVADNMAFQARLNGRAVSHKEITIMAERLGLGDKLDVYPAQLSGGEQQRVGIARALLNRPSVLLADEPTGNLDSMRSQEVLELLMSLCQEQKVNLIMVTHSRVLAAQLPRQVALRDGRLHE, encoded by the coding sequence ATGATCCAGTTAGATGAGATAACGTTCAGGCGTCGCGATGGCGCTGGATATCGGAATGTGCTGGACGGCCTGAGCTGGTCGGTATCGGGGGCTGAGCAGGTCGCGCTCACTGGCGACAGTGGCTCTGGCAAAACGACCTTACTTAACATACTGGCCGGGTTGCTTAGTCCAGACTCTGGCACCGTTCGTATCAACGGGCAGGCAATACATACTTTTAATGCTAAACAGTTGGCCTTGTATCGTCGTACGATTGGCATGATCTTTCAGCATTACCAGTTACTTAGCCCGCTTAACGTGGCCGATAACATGGCCTTTCAGGCCCGTCTCAACGGCCGCGCCGTAAGTCACAAAGAAATTACCATAATGGCAGAACGTCTGGGACTGGGTGACAAGCTCGATGTCTATCCTGCGCAGTTAAGCGGAGGGGAGCAGCAACGTGTCGGGATCGCACGGGCCTTACTTAATCGGCCCAGCGTATTGCTTGCTGACGAGCCTACAGGGAATCTGGACAGCATGCGCAGTCAGGAAGTACTGGAACTGCTGATGAGCTTATGTCAGGAGCAAAAGGTAAATTTGATCATGGTTACCCACAGCCGGGTCCTGGCTGCGCAGTTACCCCGTCAGGTGGCGTTACGTGACGGACGTTTACATGAGTGA
- a CDS encoding efflux RND transporter periplasmic adaptor subunit, which translates to MIRDTKQQDKAIPQTRRLPRWWLGAAAAVGLIGAATASYSSFDQLLSADQVVSLQTLRTATVVRGDMVQDLRVEGRTMAADSPSLYAIAAGTVTLFVKAGDEIEAGQALLAIDSPELRNQLLQEEATLARLEIEVSRQKIAIKQQQLDNTQQMELAKVELEAAQSEMARANTSIKKQIISKEELEQTQVALKRAELNERHAIASLQLAQERLSFELKSSELNLTRQRHLTEELRRQVEALTLHSPLSGIVGTLNVQQKQHVQRDTPLMSLVNLNELEVEAYIPENLADELGIGLHANVQINNEQYSATLVAISPEVEQGQVRGRIRFSEQPGNLRQNQRVNAQIIIAQKQNVLKVERGAFVETGASRTAYKIEQNSAFRTPISLGVKSVREVEITQGLQPGDTIIISSLAAFGQSQHVILSE; encoded by the coding sequence ATGATCCGAGATACCAAACAACAAGATAAAGCAATCCCACAAACGCGCAGATTACCGCGCTGGTGGTTAGGTGCAGCCGCCGCCGTCGGACTAATCGGTGCCGCCACCGCTTCATACAGCAGTTTTGACCAGCTACTCAGTGCCGATCAGGTGGTGTCCTTACAAACACTGCGTACTGCCACCGTTGTGCGAGGCGACATGGTCCAGGATCTACGCGTTGAAGGCCGCACTATGGCCGCAGACAGTCCTTCCCTGTATGCCATTGCAGCCGGTACAGTCACTTTGTTTGTCAAAGCGGGCGACGAAATTGAAGCAGGTCAGGCCCTGCTGGCCATTGACAGCCCGGAGCTTCGTAACCAACTCCTTCAGGAGGAGGCGACGCTGGCACGTCTGGAGATAGAAGTAAGCCGTCAGAAAATAGCGATAAAACAACAGCAACTGGACAATACACAGCAAATGGAACTGGCCAAAGTCGAGTTGGAAGCCGCGCAAAGTGAAATGGCCCGTGCCAACACCAGTATTAAAAAACAGATCATTTCAAAAGAAGAGCTGGAACAGACCCAGGTGGCCCTGAAGCGTGCTGAACTTAACGAGCGCCACGCCATCGCGAGTCTGCAACTGGCGCAGGAGCGCCTGAGTTTTGAACTAAAAAGTAGCGAGCTGAACCTGACCCGTCAGCGTCACCTTACCGAAGAACTGCGTCGTCAGGTTGAGGCGCTGACACTGCACTCGCCTTTATCCGGTATTGTCGGCACGCTGAATGTACAGCAAAAGCAACATGTGCAACGAGATACACCGTTAATGTCGCTGGTTAACCTCAATGAGCTGGAAGTAGAGGCCTACATTCCGGAAAACCTGGCGGATGAGCTGGGAATAGGTTTGCATGCCAACGTACAAATCAACAACGAACAATACAGCGCAACCTTAGTCGCCATTTCTCCTGAAGTTGAGCAAGGCCAGGTGCGCGGCCGTATCCGCTTTAGCGAGCAACCTGGCAATTTACGTCAGAACCAAAGAGTGAATGCACAGATCATCATTGCCCAAAAGCAAAACGTACTAAAAGTAGAACGCGGTGCCTTTGTGGAAACCGGTGCATCCCGCACGGCCTACAAAATTGAACAAAACTCCGCGTTCAGAACCCCTATTTCACTGGGTGTCAAAAGTGTCAGAGAAGTGGAAATTACCCAGGGGCTGCAACCTGGTGATACAATCATCATCTCAAGTCTGGCTGCTTTCGGGCAATCACAGCACGTGATCCTCAGCGAATAA
- a CDS encoding ABC transporter permease — protein MKDLMQLAWRGLKQKRKLTLLMVLNLAIGITLLLTMGTIVTRSGHSPIDQRADRVYHVSLNFMDPEFDRRSAFRSPPLTYRDAEAVSEAFQANPMIRLSLNYTTSFVLDLPDKSVRPVTTEASAADANYFELLQVPFIYGAPWREGMQDDAVIVLDKKANDLLFGGENSVGKQVVINNRQLEVVGVMDISAYLRRFQNMRFRGRVNDMAVVPLGYAHANNLPRTGYMPCRTQEEGARTRYRREDVLGLKNAECGYLHGWAMLDPIQLENSHAELTLWARNYAQQQASLGRFSHADPYYLTQLASLNDKMSDDLYWEQIYLKFAYLLFAICLINTIGILLAKNQSRAKLVSLYRALGANKRYILKIQLLELSMLSSAAIVLGLLMAQFGLIAMFHLALYQADYLADAEQVRRMYSMDIPFALQAAVGIFVAIFTTGLYPIVKASRTAPAAQLRG, from the coding sequence ATGAAGGATTTGATGCAACTGGCCTGGCGCGGCCTGAAACAAAAACGCAAACTGACCTTGCTGATGGTACTCAATCTGGCTATCGGGATCACCCTGCTGTTAACTATGGGTACCATAGTCACACGCAGCGGCCACTCCCCTATCGACCAAAGAGCCGATCGGGTATATCACGTCAGCCTTAACTTTATGGACCCGGAGTTTGACAGGCGCTCGGCGTTTCGCTCGCCGCCGCTGACCTATCGGGACGCAGAAGCCGTTTCCGAGGCCTTTCAAGCAAACCCAATGATCCGTTTATCTCTTAATTACACTACTTCGTTTGTGCTTGATCTGCCAGATAAAAGTGTCAGACCAGTTACCACGGAAGCTTCTGCCGCTGATGCGAATTACTTTGAATTGCTCCAGGTGCCATTTATTTATGGCGCCCCCTGGCGCGAAGGGATGCAAGATGACGCTGTGATAGTGTTAGACAAAAAAGCCAACGATCTATTATTTGGCGGAGAAAACTCGGTCGGCAAACAGGTGGTGATCAACAACCGTCAGCTAGAGGTGGTTGGCGTCATGGACATTTCAGCCTACCTGCGTCGCTTTCAGAATATGCGTTTTCGGGGCCGGGTCAATGATATGGCGGTTGTACCTCTAGGTTACGCGCATGCCAACAACCTGCCTCGCACTGGCTATATGCCATGCCGGACTCAAGAAGAAGGCGCACGAACACGGTATCGTCGCGAAGATGTACTGGGGCTTAAAAACGCCGAATGTGGGTATCTGCATGGCTGGGCAATGCTAGACCCCATACAACTCGAGAATAGTCATGCAGAGCTGACCTTATGGGCACGTAATTATGCACAACAACAGGCCTCCCTGGGTCGATTCAGTCACGCCGACCCCTATTACCTAACGCAACTGGCCAGCCTCAATGACAAAATGAGTGACGATCTGTACTGGGAGCAAATTTATCTTAAGTTCGCCTACCTGCTATTCGCTATCTGTTTGATCAACACCATTGGCATTCTACTGGCAAAAAACCAGAGCCGGGCAAAACTAGTGTCTCTGTACAGGGCCCTGGGCGCAAACAAACGCTATATCCTTAAAATCCAATTGCTGGAACTCAGTATGCTCAGCAGTGCCGCCATTGTTTTGGGGTTGCTGATGGCACAGTTTGGCTTAATTGCGATGTTCCATTTAGCCTTATATCAGGCCGATTATCTGGCCGACGCCGAGCAGGTACGCCGTATGTACAGCATGGACATACCCTTTGCGCTGCAAGCTGCCGTGGGTATTTTTGTGGCGATATTTACCACCGGGCTTTACCCCATAGTGAAAGCCAGCCGCACCGCGCCCGCAGCACAGTTAAGAGGATAA
- a CDS encoding ABC transporter ATP-binding protein, translated as MLRMKNISKIYRTELVETHALSDVNFNVEEGEFIAVTGPSGSGKTTFLNITGLLESFEQGTYELDGEDVSTLGDKQLSKLRNEKIGFIFQGFNLIGDLNLYDNIEVPLIFRGLSAKARKQRIEESLELVGLGGRASHFPAQLSGGQQQRVAIARALAGKPRFLLADEPTGNLDTMMARQVMDLLEEINRQGTTLLMVTHDHELAQRAHRNIQILDGQLRDINKNELVELIS; from the coding sequence ATGTTACGTATGAAAAACATCAGTAAAATCTACCGTACCGAGCTGGTCGAAACACACGCCCTGTCAGACGTTAACTTCAACGTTGAAGAAGGTGAATTTATTGCCGTCACGGGCCCCTCTGGCTCAGGTAAAACCACCTTTCTGAATATCACCGGGTTACTCGAAAGCTTCGAGCAAGGAACATATGAACTGGATGGCGAAGATGTCAGTACCCTGGGTGACAAGCAACTTTCTAAGCTTCGTAATGAAAAAATTGGCTTTATTTTCCAGGGGTTTAACCTGATTGGCGACCTCAACCTCTATGACAACATCGAGGTTCCTCTGATTTTCCGGGGTCTGTCAGCCAAAGCCCGCAAACAACGCATCGAGGAAAGTCTGGAGTTGGTGGGTCTGGGTGGCCGTGCCAGCCACTTTCCTGCCCAACTCAGTGGTGGTCAGCAGCAGCGAGTTGCGATTGCCCGGGCGCTTGCCGGTAAACCGCGATTTTTACTCGCCGACGAGCCAACCGGTAATCTGGACACTATGATGGCCAGACAAGTCATGGATCTGCTGGAGGAGATAAACCGTCAGGGCACCACGTTGCTGATGGTTACCCATGATCATGAGCTGGCACAGCGGGCACATCGCAATATCCAAATTCTCGACGGTCAATTGCGCGATATAAATAAGAATGAACTGGTCGAACTGATCTCTTAG